The genomic DNA ATTAAGAGAATAAGAGAAGCACCGAGGGATATGGCAATCGCCAGAAAAAGGATCCGCATACTGCTCCATAGTGCCAGCAGGATGACTGGGAACAGCGGTCTCTCCGTTTGCGTTATGGTATATACGAGATCAAACGGATGAGAGAGATCCCCCCACATACCCAGGAAGGTTTGTCCGTACGATGCGAAGGAGAGGGATTGGGTTTCAAACAGGCCGGACCCGGCACTGACCAGTAGAATTCCTGCAATGATCAAAACCGGCTCGAGCAACCAGGCGAATCGCTTCATTACATTCAAAATTAATCCTCCAATGCCTTTTTTTGTCATTATACCACATCAATTTTTCAAAAAAAGACTTTTTAGTGGGGTATCCACAGCTTAGAAAAATCGATGTGACTGAAAGAATGAAATGTTACGTCTTTAATCATCGGGTGGAAGGTTCTCTTTTTAATCGGATGATAAAGGAAGATTAGAAGATTTTTATGTCTAATGTGTTCTTCAATTCTTTCCATGATGGCTTCCCTGCCTGGCCAATCCTCCTTCTTGAACTTTTCAAGTTCCTTGTCAATCCATTCAATTGAATCAATGGGAAACATTTTTCTGAAGTATAGGAAATCATTCTTGAATGCACCCAGAAAAGAGAGATGTGAATCGAGCGATGATACTTCTCCAATTAAAACGACGTCTGCCATCTGATCAATGTTTGACTCATAAAAGTCCTTGTAAGAAAAAGGATGTAATTCAAATAAGATACCAAACTGGGCACCTCTCATCTTCAGCCATTCTGCAGTTTGAATGCCTTTACCGTAGTCGAGGTGATACAACTGTATCGCTTTACCACTATAACCAGACTCCTTTAGTAATGGATAGATTTTTTCTGACCGTTTTTCTTGTCGACATGACCTGGATGGTACAAAACTACTCGCCTCAACCCATTCTCCCCACCCTAGATCATTCCCCATTTCATTGATATCCACTAGATGATACAACGCTTTTCTAAATGAATGTTCTTTAATAATCGAATCTCTCTTACCATTACACAAAAGAAAGCGGAAACCCGATTCAATGGCTTGCTTGCTCTTCACCTGATCAGGTTGTGAATCGTCCAAATTGTAATTGACAATGGAAGCAGCTTCTTTAGTAACTCCATAAAAATGCAGTTCGTCCAAGAGCGGTCTCTCCAGAAAATAATGATCAAATGCCTCCAGAACAAGCTTGCTTGTCGTCCTTTCTTTTATTGCAAATGGACCACTGCCTATCCACTCGTACTCATTAAATATCATGGAAGCCGGAAGAATTGAAAAATGGGGAGATGCGATATATCTAAGGAAGAATGGATTGGGATTACGGAGAACAATCGTGACC from Rossellomorea marisflavi includes the following:
- a CDS encoding ABC transporter substrate-binding protein, translating into MDERYFSMRAQFFEREIERACTFKLQELEELWFCSRKNVKRILHQFEDRGKLMYLPGEGRGNSSRLLFSNDFQSEVEEVIKDCVQKGQLDATAHLLRLPIPKLWIMKASSDIREIFGYQSGNESKDILHGFIERDLTTLNPVNVSITFESHLIEYLGDTLVKYDVGEDRILPHLAHHFKVDDEQRRFTFYLRKGVLFHSHDKLTSRDVESTVSRIKDARGSASQWLADDIQEVECEGPYKVTIVLRNPNPFFLRYIASPHFSILPASMIFNEYEWIGSGPFAIKERTTSKLVLEAFDHYFLERPLLDELHFYGVTKEAASIVNYNLDDSQPDQVKSKQAIESGFRFLLCNGKRDSIIKEHSFRKALYHLVDINEMGNDLGWGEWVEASSFVPSRSCRQEKRSEKIYPLLKESGYSGKAIQLYHLDYGKGIQTAEWLKMRGAQFGILFELHPFSYKDFYESNIDQMADVVLIGEVSSLDSHLSFLGAFKNDFLYFRKMFPIDSIEWIDKELEKFKKEDWPGREAIMERIEEHIRHKNLLIFLYHPIKKRTFHPMIKDVTFHSFSHIDFSKLWIPH